Part of the Quercus robur chromosome 5, dhQueRobu3.1, whole genome shotgun sequence genome, CTCCAATTTCGATATGAGCAAtaatcatcatcaccaccaccaccgccattCCTTACACTACCAAGGCTTCTCTCTCCATGACCACTAGTACGTATACTAGCACTCAAACCACAAGTAGTACCCAGAAGAAGCAGAGCCACATGCAGAAGTTTAGCGCAAGTACCCATGGCTCTTTGAACAAACCTATTAATGCTTGCCCCCCTCCTTGTCTCTGATTTCTCCTTTTATATAAGCAGCCACACGTACGCTTATATAGTCACAACCAGTTTCACTGTTAGTCCATGCTCATTGCTGCGTTTTAAAGGGGAACTTGGCGGGAGAGTTAAATAAGGAATCTAAGTCAATTATGGCTGACAAAAAGTGTTTAGCAAATCGCATATTTCTTGCCTAACTCTAATCAAAACACAAATAATTGTGGACAGAATGCATGTATGATCTAGTCTAGTGACAGCTGCATTATTATAATCAACCAGAGATGGTGGAGTAGGTGACTGCATCTTCTTGAAATATCTTAagatcgagaaagagagaagcatATGATGgtggaaaatataataatattaattaattactacaATAAGCATTCAGAAAATCCGTCTGTCATTCTTTAGTCTGTCGAGTACTAATGTACCATGTGAGATCTATGCTGAATGGAATtgaaaataatgtgaaaaaggCCCATGTGGATGTGGGTGCCATGTGATCAATTAGGCATGAGGAATAAGCATATATCGTTTTGGTATGAAGTATTTTGATAATCGCATTATATACAATAGGATTAATCATTTTACACACGCCCCCAAAATATAACTATTTAAAACTGTTTGTGTAACAAGTTTAACCCAATTGCAAATCATAtatgttttggtttttcttCTTGTTGGTCACTTCTCACTTGGGGTGGTAGTAGGTTGGAGCCTTGGACGCTTTAAAATTAACTGCACGCCTAGTAAAATACAACTATCCAGCTAGCCAGCAATATTGTGTGTATGTCATCATCTTTGGCTCACAGAGAAACTAATGCTTGGATTTAGGGACCAACTCTCACATGGATGATGATGGACCACTCCAACCGTAGTGCTTTTGTTAATTGGAGCAGCAAGCAATTGATTATCTTGTCTCAATAACCTAGTTTCCAAAATTAGTAGTTAAGAGTGTCACCAACGAATATATTAATGCTATTATTAGTAAGTTTACATTGCCATCCATCTTCTAGGATCTCACTCAACTAAGTCTGCAAATGGGTTTACTTGGACTACTCAGCCTCGATCCGGTTTGTAATATCATAGCATATAATATATGAGTTTGCGTAGTTCTCTGATTCAACTGATCTAGTGTTGATCAAAGAAAATAGATGTAGAAACTTTATTTTACTACCTCATTTATACATCATTTCAAAGCCAAACTGATGGGGGCAGGTTTGTCCATCAGTTTCTTTTTACTAGTCTGGCTTCACTCACTTCATAGAGACAACCTAGAGAAGTAATGAAATTGATGAATAATCTACTGGAAAATCTTTCACAGGATCCGTTCTCATTTTGCTATATCTTTTAAAgatttcttctcttttaataTTGTCTCATTACAAGACATAAGGATTCGTACACATTCTATTGGAATACAAAGTTACAAACTACTCCCACTTCAGCTACTCCCATATATTCAAAAACAGGACTTACAAAGCGTCCCTCGCAACAAGGGGGGCTAAATCATCAGGGATGGACTCAATCCAAACCTGAAGCCCACTGCTAGACTTAGAACGTCTAGCAAGGAAATGGGCAACCGAGTTGCCTAAACGCCAAACATGATTAAATTcaatcactcatcactcaaaatttGTGGGTCTCATACATGCATGGCTTGTTTGGATAAGTTTTCATtttctgtttccatcacttatATCTCATCAAATTGAGCTATGAGTtagtgaaaatgaaaacaaaattttggtgtttttgaatGATGTAAACAGAGTTataatggcatttttgtaaatatattcaTATTATGGGCACCATGTCTGTGTCTTGTCTTTTCCTTGCCAGactagctctttttttttttttcctctcctcttcctcttcttttcccATGCTACTCTCTTCTCTCCATGTCCATCTGCCATTAACACAACCCATTACTCTCTCCATTCCGGTCTGCCACTCCAGTTGAAGCTTAAGtcttccttcttctccttttctgTCTCCGTCTCGGTAGTGGGTCTGCCACTCCAGTTGAAGCTCAAGTCAAATCTGATTGCATAAGCAATTATAAGGAACCATAATTTAGTTAGATTATTTGTTGTAAGTTTATTTGattaaaagtgagaaaaaaatgatCTTAAGTACAATAAATTgatttacttgaaaaaaaaaaaaaacttatttatttagcatcatttttgttaattaatttgtaGCTAACAACAAATAAGGGCTATCAAATACAAACTAAGTGTAACAGAGAAGGATAGGTATTATAGAATGTGAACAATGTGCTAAGGAATTAAGTTCTGGCAGATGAAGACTTAGTGAGTGTTTGGATCTGAATGAAAGTTGCATTTTgcgttttatttttatttttttatttttttttctgcacaCATTTCTGCTTTTAAGAGACAAGAGTACTGTTCACGCATGGTTGAGTACTGTTGGTACACTATTTAGCATTGTTCAcggattaaaaaatattaaaaataggtttcAGGATATTATTCacgtatttaaaaattattttgctacagtattttcagtttttagtttcagtaaaaataagttatatccaaatGTACTcttagaaatataaaaaggaaaagttataaattaattgaaagtTGGAGATGATGTGTTTTTTATTGCCAAATTAAATAATGGAATAGAAGAAAGTGACGATTATAGGTGTTGGGATTCAGCATGCATTCGTGCTAGCTCTAGCACGTTCTTATTTTTCAGTTCTACATcattaatttgtaattatatttgAAGAATTAAAATTCAGGGATATAAAGAATAATTGTTAACACGAGTTATTTAATATGAATTTAACAATACATTTATTATAGATTTGACTATTTgagttttgaatattttgttcTAATTAAAACactatgaaaaaatatatatatatataagttatatattgaaataaaatttcactCATAATCATTTCAAATTTACATATATCAGGCTTAAAGTTAATCCACAAATTTCATTGattatcaggaaaaaaaaattaaaaattaaaactgaaatccaaaattttctcttcaaatatTTTCACCGAAGTGGATTGGGCATCCTGGCCAGTTTAATTAGATAAGGTGCTCAGCCCATAAAGTTGTGTTTGGATGGcaagatttggatttggatttagattttaaatcaattgatttcaaatgccttaatttcaaatccattgattttaaaattcCTTGTTTAGGTCCTTTTTTATAGAATGATGGATTTGAAAttcatcatttgaaattttattgtttgaatACTTAAATTTgcttttggatttggatttaagatcaataatttttttttcaattattatttttcttaaaattttacaaaaaaaaaaaaaaaaaaacaatgaaaacccaataaaaataaaaggcacCCAGCTAAGAATTTCACTATCTTTTATTGCTAAATTGCTTGAAAATGATACAATGAGAATTTCATGTACAATACAAATGGCCAATTTCACTAGTTGCATATaaatatctatatatctatctatctaaACATTCAGAACCCAACAAAGATTAATTAAAAGCAAATCATCCCAAAAAGACCCTCATATTTGCTATATAAGTAATATCAAATATACAGAGGATTTCTCATTAAAAACAGCTAATTTaactaaaaacacaaatacaaagATAAACCATGagaacctaacaaaaataaaaggtacCCAGGTGAGACAAATGAGCAAACAAGCATTTCAAAAGAGTCCCTTACAACTCCATGCCTTAGCTTTTCAACAATTTGGATCAGTGATAGGCAAGGCTTAGCTGCAAAACTCAATGATACAAAATGTTGAATTGGTTGTTGTGCACTAGGAGAAATCATCTCATTTTCTCATTCCTAAACCATAGCTTCAACTGCATCGTTAATGTGTTTTGCACCAACACCAATAACTCTATCCTTCCCACACAAGAAAACATATGTTTTCTGTAGAACAATCTCAAATTATGATCAATGAAATTCAGTAATACCGTACAATAATAAATACCATTAGAAAGATGACCAAACATGTTTGCTTTTACTTTGACTTGAACTACCATTATAATGAATCCAATTTATACAAGCAGGAGCAATTCAATACATATAAATAAGCAAAGCACAAGACAGAATCTATAAGCCATAAAAATAGTCTCCCATAGGACCCATTCACTAGAGGTAAAAAAGCCAACTTTCTTCCAGTACTTTAGAGAGACTGGGAAACAAAGTCAATTACTATAGGCATGTAGGACCAAAGCTAGATGGACTGCTCTAAAAACACATATCCATAACTACTCacacataaaataaaactagcTAGCAACTCGATTGCTTAGCATAAAAAAATGATGGTTCCGGAAAAACCAAACTGCAATGTTTAAGCCATTTTACCCATCAACCGTCACTAGGACCCCAATCCCTCACTAGATAATAGTGCTAAAAACGGCAGTAGACATAAAATTTCACTAAGCCAAGTTGATCCTTTAGCACAATCACAAAAGCAACTCCAGTTTACTTACAAATAACAAAGGGGGaaagaataacaaaataacaaataattggaaagagtaaaaattagaataaagataaagattCTACTTTTACCATAATACCCAAAATTTTCCTAcgagcattctcatcaagaattctaaaatttttagcatttaacacttcaaaaatctactttatttattataccaTCCCACTTTAAGATACATCAAATATCAaaacttctatattttttactatttcatttaaataatataaactatttattaaaataataataaaacaactccACACAAACCACTAGTCAACCCCTCAGCCAACttgagaataaaaaactatttcttttttacaattcaGGCTACAGTGAGCTTGTATTAATACAAGCATACAAGCTCACTGTAGCAATATGCCAATACTTTTACAATTTGAAAGCTTTGATGGAGTTGcttttttggtatatatatatatatatatatatatatataaatggaaaaTGCTAACCAATGGctttaataatctatttaaagaaaatttttatgggaaaagaaaaaaaaattaatatttgacaatttttttcatttctcataaaagttgtgtcaaaattttcttaaaataaatgattaacCAATGTTTTAAAGCTACTAGTTAACATGAccctatacatatatatatatatatatatatgagttatatgagttatatatatacacgtacTATTCAAATTTGATATGACTGGCATTTACTTGGATAAATTAATGTGACTGGAATTCTTAAACAATACAAGTATACAACAAGGAAGGTAGATGAATGTAATAAAGGCTATTAACTCatctttttttgagatagttatAATATGGTGATAATCCGCAAATCAAACCCTGTTTTCTCCTTAAACACCCAAATCTTTTGCGTATAAATAGGTGTTAATTCAACTATGAGACTGGAGATCCTTGGCCATCAGCCCATTTCATTTGACTTCTTGTAGCCAATATATCCAAAGAAATTAGTAATTGAATGTGAAGTCTGGAATGAGCCAAACTAGAAAACACCCATGCAAGGAGTTATTGTTCAATCAATTCTTGCAATTATGATCCTTTTCCTCATGCATGGACTCAAAAGTACCTTATACGCATCCAGAATAATACATTGGAAGGTCACTCATTCTGAAGTCTGAACGAGTATCATAACCAACACTGAAATTCCTTACCATGTCCGATTCATTCATTGTGCGCTGGCTTTAAAGTTTCTAGTTTCAACTACCTCACCCATCCTTGTGACTCGTCAAGTAGGTTATACATGCAATTTGTGCGTGTATATGAGAAAGAAAACCTCACCAATCATATATCGAAGTACTTTTCTGTCACTGAAAATTCTTTAATTTGCGGTGCAACTTTTAAACTATACTATACatgaaggaaaatttttggtCGCTGTGTTTCCTTTTAAGCCTTATAATTATGATGATGCTTGGTAGCATGCAGGCTGCTGCATGGTACAATCCAAGCCTTGAGGCTTCCTTTTTCAATACCGGATTGGCATGTCTTTCTGTTGTATTATCATATATTTCACTCGGAATAAGCATTAATCACTGCTTTATTAAACAATTCTGTTAGTCGagacaaatataataataaccaaGGGGAAATAAAGGATGTCTCAACCTATTTCCTCATTATTACAAGATGATATTTGGGACTTGTAACTAGCAGAGAGTACAAACTAGCTATAAATAGTGCGTAGCAGCATTCTTGTTATATATATGGAAACACAAATCTTTGAAGTCAAGGCAATATTCCACCTCCAAATCCTCCTCCAGCTCCTTCACCAAATCCACCACCTGCCCCACCACCGTCGCCACCACCAAACCCTCCCCCACCTCCACCGCCAAGCCCTCCTCCTGTTCCAGACCCAAACCCACCTCCAGCTCCAGCTCCACCTCCAAAACCTGAGCCACCACCTAGTCCACCCCCACCACCTCCTCCCCCACCAaaccctcctcctcctcctcctccacccaAGCCAGAACCCCCACCAAATCCAGCTCCACCACCTGCACCAGCACCAGAACCACCACccaaaccaccaccacccccgagcccgccaccaccaccaccacctagTCCACCACCATTACCTGGAAAGTTGTCGAAGAATGTCTTTTGCTCACCCAATGCACCCTTTTGGTTCAAGAGCTTCCTAGCACTAGTA contains:
- the LOC126727076 gene encoding glycine-rich protein 23-like — protein: MMASGTSKLILVLLLGALICTSTSARKLLNQKGALGEQKTFFDNFPGNGGGLGGGGGGGLGGGGGLGGGSGAGAGGGAGFGGGSGLGGGGGGGGFGGGGGGGGGLGGGSGFGGGAGAGGGFGSGTGGGLGGGGGGGFGGGDGGGAGGGFGEGAGGGFGGGILP